A DNA window from Deltaproteobacteria bacterium contains the following coding sequences:
- a CDS encoding response regulator, with translation MSIGSKAVLIVDDMRMTRMKLRKICTELGITKIGEAVDGMQALEMMSTAKPDLLLSDWNMPNLSGIELIQKIRDNPALSDLPVIFITAEAEKNSIIKSLQFGVADYILKPFNDDNVKAKICSALNVAIPQN, from the coding sequence ATGTCAATTGGATCAAAAGCTGTCCTCATCGTTGACGACATGAGAATGACACGTATGAAGCTTCGTAAAATCTGTACGGAACTTGGCATCACGAAAATCGGCGAAGCAGTTGATGGAATGCAGGCACTCGAAATGATGAGCACGGCAAAACCTGATTTACTTTTGTCGGACTGGAACATGCCTAATTTATCTGGCATCGAACTGATTCAAAAAATTCGCGACAATCCGGCGTTGTCGGATCTGCCAGTAATTTTCATCACTGCGGAAGCCGAAAAAAATTCAATCATTAAATCACTGCAATTTGGTGTGGCCGACTATATTTTAAAGCCATTCAACGATGACAACGTGAAGGCAAAAATCTGTTCAGCACTTAACGTGGCTATTCCACAGAACTAA